The following is a genomic window from Caldicellulosiruptor danielii.
AAAAGATTCTTTATGATGAGGAAGCTATTGAAGAGGCTTGAAGAAATTATTCACATTTATGAAGATTTTAAATTTCTATCTTGCAAAATTTTAGTGCATATCTTAAAATATACTTTTGCGCAAAAGAACAATTTGCAATGTCCTATTGTCAAAAATGCAAAAGTAGAATATAATATATCTCATAGCACTTGATTGTATACATATATACAATGTGGAGGGAAGCTAAGTGGCAAGAGTAGAATTTAATCCCAGGACAAACCTGATTGAGCAGGCAGCGTATAAATATACACTCCAGGATGTTCCAGAGCCGAACCTCTATAGAGAGGTTTTCCCGTACACAGAGATACCCAAGATAGCCTTCAACCACAGGCATGTCCCTATGTTTGTGCCTGATGAGATATGGATAACAGATACTACATTTAGAGATGGTCAGCAAGCAAGGTCTCCTTATACAGTTGAACAGATTGTAAGGCTTTATGATTATCTTCACGAGCTTGATAACGACTCTGGTGTTATCCGTCAGACAGAGTTTTTCCTGTATTCAAAAAAAGATAGAGAAGCTGTTGTAAAGTGTATGGAAAGAGGTTATCGTTATCCAGAGGTTACCTCATGGATAAGAGCAAGAAAAGAGGATTTTCAACTTGTGAAAGAAATGGGCATTAAAGAAACTGGAATTTTGGTATCATGCTCTGACTATCATATATTCAAAAAGCTCAACATGACAAGAAAACAGGCAATGGAAATGTATCTTTCTATAGTTGAAGCAGCACTTGAACATGGAATTATTCCGCGCTGCCATTTTGAGGACATCACAAGAGCAGACTTTTACGGCTTTGTTGTTCCGTTTGCAAATGAGCTTATGAAACTTGCGCGCCAAGCAAACATGCCGGTTAAAATAAGAGCATGTGATACCCTGGGACTTGGTGTGTCTTACCCGGGAGTTGCTCTGCCAAGAAGTGTTCAGGGTATAATCTATGGACTTAGGCACTATGCAGAGGTTCCTTCTGAGTGGCTTGAATGGCACGGTCATAACGATTTTTACAAGGCTGTTGTCAACTCTGGCACTGCATGGCTTTACGGTGCATCTGCAGTCAACTGCTCGCTCCTGGGTATTGGTGAGAGGACTGGCAATACTCCTTTGGAAGCCATGGTAATTGAATATGCCCAGCTTCGAGGAACAACAAAGAATATGAGGCTTGAAGTAATTACTGAGATTGCAGATTATTTTGAAAAAGAGCTTGACTATGAGATTCCACCAAGAACACCGTTTGTAGGAAGGGCATTTAATGCAACAAGAGCAGGAATTCATG
Proteins encoded in this region:
- a CDS encoding 2-isopropylmalate synthase, whose translation is MARVEFNPRTNLIEQAAYKYTLQDVPEPNLYREVFPYTEIPKIAFNHRHVPMFVPDEIWITDTTFRDGQQARSPYTVEQIVRLYDYLHELDNDSGVIRQTEFFLYSKKDREAVVKCMERGYRYPEVTSWIRARKEDFQLVKEMGIKETGILVSCSDYHIFKKLNMTRKQAMEMYLSIVEAALEHGIIPRCHFEDITRADFYGFVVPFANELMKLARQANMPVKIRACDTLGLGVSYPGVALPRSVQGIIYGLRHYAEVPSEWLEWHGHNDFYKAVVNSGTAWLYGASAVNCSLLGIGERTGNTPLEAMVIEYAQLRGTTKNMRLEVITEIADYFEKELDYEIPPRTPFVGRAFNATRAGIHADGILKDEEIYNIFDTKKILNRPIVIAVDAHSGLAGIAAWINTYFRLEGDQRIDKRDPRVAKIKEWVDKEYENGRTTVIGDDELEMVVREVMPELFKMHESRVK